A DNA window from Desulfobacterales bacterium contains the following coding sequences:
- a CDS encoding amino acid-binding protein: protein MVRQEISLFLKNVPGELGRLAAMFGEAGINIDAITIQDASAYVQELFKARGKSLKRIASAASYNSMRKDSVEFALIRLLAGDTDKAVDLLSKNDFIFDVMPVIALELDNKPGELANISSKFGQEGININYVYGSVSSPDEKCLFVFCPEDIDKASKIFS from the coding sequence ATGGTCAGACAGGAGATATCTCTTTTTCTAAAGAATGTACCCGGCGAGCTTGGCCGGTTGGCAGCTATGTTTGGAGAAGCCGGTATCAATATCGATGCCATCACCATCCAGGATGCATCAGCCTATGTTCAAGAGCTATTTAAGGCTAGAGGTAAATCACTGAAACGCATTGCATCAGCTGCCAGCTATAATTCGATGCGCAAAGATTCAGTTGAATTTGCCCTGATCCGCCTTTTGGCCGGCGACACGGACAAGGCAGTTGATCTGCTGTCAAAAAATGATTTTATTTTTGATGTCATGCCCGTGATTGCCCTTGAGCTTGACAATAAGCCGGGGGAACTGGCCAACATTTCTTCTAAGTTTGGCCAAGAGGGCATTAACATCAATTATGTCTATGGATCGGTTTCCTCGCCTGATGAGAAATGTCTGTTTGTTTTTTGTCCGGAGGATATTGACAAGGCATCAAAGATATTTTCATAG
- a CDS encoding AMP-binding protein has translation MGLYDLTFYDVIQRNAQNFTNRPAWFEVDDERTLTFADIKEQVDRLAFGLQKLGLQKGDRICAVGKNSLEFFLLYGAAAALGAIVLPINWRLSVDEALFNVNDCEPKIFFVDKEFEELAQERKDKLPSVEHFFNLNSADGEFAAFATLLDNPGEFDAVDVVSDDGLVIIHTAAVAGRPRGALLTHGNVIAANVSLNLLFHLSVDDVHLNLLPLFHVAGLFMATGSFHAGVQSVNMSKFDASQAVDLIDEKKVTVLYDFSPILGSILDAHEKSDKDITSLITVKGIENPETIERYQKVTGGTFFCVYGQTETSAMATLGRYDDKPGSAGRILELADVRLVDDNDDLVGTGEIGEIAVKGPMVFKGYWNLPEDTAYTFRGGWHHTGDLGRFDVDGFLWYEGRKAEKELIKPGGENVYPAEVERAILEHPAVEQTVVFGVPDPTWKEAIKAVCILKEGQELDHRELTAFVSQHIASYKKPSYVDFVDELPLLEDGSPDRAKIKELYGGTQE, from the coding sequence ATGGGCCTTTATGATTTGACCTTCTATGACGTGATTCAACGCAACGCTCAAAACTTCACAAACCGTCCTGCATGGTTTGAAGTCGATGATGAAAGAACGCTGACATTTGCAGATATAAAAGAACAGGTGGATCGCCTGGCTTTCGGCCTGCAGAAATTGGGCCTCCAAAAAGGCGATCGCATCTGTGCGGTAGGCAAAAACAGTCTGGAATTTTTTCTGCTGTATGGTGCCGCAGCAGCACTGGGCGCGATTGTTTTGCCTATCAACTGGCGCCTGTCGGTGGATGAAGCTCTTTTTAATGTAAATGATTGTGAACCTAAAATTTTTTTTGTGGACAAAGAATTTGAGGAACTGGCTCAGGAGCGCAAGGACAAATTACCGTCGGTTGAGCATTTTTTCAATTTAAATTCTGCAGATGGTGAATTTGCTGCATTTGCCACCCTGTTGGATAACCCGGGCGAGTTTGATGCGGTGGATGTCGTCTCAGATGACGGCCTGGTGATTATTCATACCGCCGCTGTGGCCGGCAGACCCCGGGGTGCGCTGTTGACCCATGGCAATGTGATCGCTGCCAATGTCAGCTTGAACCTGCTGTTTCATTTATCGGTTGATGATGTGCATTTAAACCTGTTGCCGTTATTTCATGTCGCCGGGTTGTTTATGGCCACCGGCAGTTTCCACGCCGGAGTACAGAGCGTCAACATGAGCAAATTTGATGCCTCCCAGGCGGTGGATTTGATTGATGAGAAAAAGGTCACGGTTCTGTACGATTTTTCACCGATTTTAGGCTCTATACTGGATGCACACGAGAAATCCGACAAAGACATCACCTCTTTGATAACCGTAAAAGGCATTGAAAATCCGGAAACTATTGAAAGATATCAAAAGGTCACCGGCGGCACCTTTTTTTGCGTTTACGGCCAGACCGAAACATCGGCCATGGCCACTCTGGGTCGCTACGATGACAAGCCGGGTTCCGCCGGCCGGATTCTTGAACTGGCTGATGTGAGGTTGGTGGATGACAATGACGACCTCGTCGGCACCGGGGAGATCGGAGAAATCGCCGTCAAAGGACCGATGGTCTTCAAAGGCTACTGGAACCTGCCGGAAGATACCGCCTACACTTTCCGCGGCGGCTGGCATCATACCGGTGACCTGGGCCGTTTTGATGTAGACGGATTCCTGTGGTACGAGGGCCGCAAAGCCGAAAAAGAGCTGATCAAGCCGGGTGGGGAAAACGTTTACCCGGCCGAGGTTGAACGCGCCATATTAGAGCATCCGGCCGTTGAACAAACCGTGGTCTTCGGCGTTCCGGATCCGACCTGGAAAGAAGCTATCAAAGCGGTCTGTATTTTAAAAGAAGGCCAGGAACTGGACCACCGTGAACTGACCGCCTTTGTCAGCCAACACATTGCCAGCTATAAAAAACCAAGTTATGTCGACTTTGTCGATGAATTGCCCCTTCTGGAGGACGGCTCCCCGGATCGGGCCAAAATCAAAGAGCTGTACGGCGGGACGCAGGAATAG